A region from the Treponema pallidum subsp. pallidum str. Nichols genome encodes:
- a CDS encoding UPF0164 family protein, whose translation MLRLPTARACITMGTMIRHTFTHRCGALLCALALGSSTMAATAAAKPKKGQMQKLRQRPVWAPTGGRYASLDGAFTALANDASFFEANPAGSANMTHGELAFFHTTGFGSFHAETLSYVGQSGNWGYGASMRMFFPESGFDFSTTTEPVCTPASNPIKQRGAIGIINFARRIGGLSLGANLKAGFRDAQGLQHTSVSSDIGLQWVGNVAKSFTSEEPNLYIGLAATNLGLTVKVSDKIENCTSTCEKCGCCKERCCCNGKKACCKDCDCNCPCQDCNDKGTVHATDTMLRAGFAYRPFSWFLFSLGATTSMNVQTLASSDAKSLYQNLAYSIGAMFDPFSFLSLSSSFRINHKANMRVGVGAEARIARIKLNAGYRCDVSDISSGSGCTGAKASHYLSLGGAILLGRN comes from the coding sequence GTGCTCCGCTTGCCAACTGCGCGCGCGTGCATTACAATGGGCACCATGATCAGACATACATTTACGCATAGGTGCGGAGCGCTCCTGTGCGCGCTGGCGTTGGGAAGCTCCACTATGGCTGCGACCGCCGCTGCAAAACCCAAGAAAGGGCAAATGCAGAAATTGCGGCAGCGGCCGGTGTGGGCGCCCACCGGCGGGCGGTATGCGTCTTTGGACGGTGCGTTTACCGCGCTGGCAAATGATGCAAGTTTCTTTGAGGCAAATCCGGCAGGAAGTGCGAACATGACGCACGGGGAGCTGGCTTTCTTCCATACCACTGGCTTTGGCTCGTTTCACGCCGAAACGCTCTCTTACGTTGGCCAGTCGGGCAACTGGGGATACGGCGCGTCGATGCGTATGTTTTTCCCTGAATCTGGGTTTGACTTTTCTACCACCACGGAGCCCGTGTGCACACCTGCTTCGAACCCCATTAAGCAGCGCGGGGCAATTGGAATCATCAACTTTGCCCGGCGTATCGGAGGTCTCTCCCTGGGAGCCAACCTGAAGGCGGGGTTCCGCGACGCGCAGGGCCTGCAGCACACCTCTGTCTCCAGTGACATCGGCTTGCAGTGGGTGGGGAACGTTGCCAAGTCCTTTACCTCTGAAGAGCCCAACCTGTACATCGGGCTTGCGGCCACCAACTTGGGATTGACCGTAAAGGTCTCGGACAAGATAGAGAACTGCACGAGTACCTGTGAAAAGTGTGGTTGCTGCAAGGAGAGGTGCTGCTGCAACGGCAAGAAGGCGTGCTGCAAGGACTGCGACTGTAACTGCCCCTGTCAGGACTGCAACGACAAAGGTACGGTGCACGCAACAGACACCATGCTGCGTGCAGGGTTTGCATACCGGCCCTTCAGCTGGTTCCTCTTTAGCCTTGGTGCCACCACCAGCATGAATGTGCAGACCTTGGCTAGTAGTGACGCCAAGTCGCTGTACCAGAACCTGGCTTACAGCATAGGCGCCATGTTTGATCCCTTCAGCTTCCTGAGCTTGAGTTCGAGCTTCCGCATCAACCACAAGGCTAACATGCGAGTGGGAGTGGGTGCAGAGGCGCGCATTGCCCGCATTAAGCTGAACGCGGGATACCGCTGTGACGTCAGCGACATCAGCAGTGGGAGTGGGTGCACAGGCGCGAAGGCTTCGCACTACCTTTCCTTGGGTGGCGCGATACTGCTCGGCCGAAATTAA
- a CDS encoding UPF0164 family protein: MVRRPCVSAAPVRVGGRLVFGFARVGSRGLCLGALLLSPRIVLAQHVADAPLGARGVVPRSSLPRRTRAARATTLRSRGGVVSSRASGGTLVVTAQKPKVMARNDVDYRPLSLQAGGRQGSLDLVATATADDASFFEANAAGSATIPRMTLAFFHTMRISDSHIDVLSFVGRAGRTGYGVSARAFYPDMSSKTTGFVGIFNVSHAFSSAYRFKGVSVGANLKVGYRHTRGGGSSQSKSSNGKENHHIVLTADVGVRGAWTVSKNFGAHEPNLWAGVAFRNIGASINATNLHGNNGAGGSGGGGGGNGDGKPAHVTDSRVILALAYQPVRYFLFGAGLEWLYNVGSIKAVNSLRYGAAFMLFPLRQLAFSSSVVMKGMGPQQVRASAGAEVQFSHVRCTASYSYLWSATPTRPHYVSIGVAGFLKPVPEQPLWQEVYRSYLRGLRHYHAQRYAEAIAEWKRTLQQGVSFEPAREGIERATKLLQLNQKVHDFNIF, encoded by the coding sequence TTGGTGCGGCGGCCGTGTGTGTCGGCTGCGCCAGTACGCGTAGGAGGACGATTGGTGTTCGGTTTTGCACGCGTCGGTTCGCGCGGGCTCTGCTTGGGGGCCCTCCTGCTCTCCCCTCGCATCGTGTTGGCACAGCACGTTGCTGACGCTCCTTTGGGCGCACGCGGGGTTGTTCCGCGCAGCTCCTTGCCTCGGCGCACGCGGGCGGCCCGGGCTACGACGCTGCGATCTCGGGGCGGCGTGGTCAGTTCCCGCGCGAGCGGGGGAACGCTCGTGGTCACCGCGCAGAAACCGAAGGTCATGGCACGAAATGACGTGGACTACCGTCCGCTCTCCCTGCAGGCCGGCGGCAGACAAGGCTCGTTGGACCTTGTTGCCACCGCAACGGCGGATGACGCCAGCTTCTTTGAAGCGAACGCCGCAGGAAGCGCCACCATACCGCGCATGACGCTCGCCTTTTTTCACACCATGCGCATTTCCGACTCCCACATAGACGTACTTTCCTTTGTCGGGCGGGCGGGGCGCACCGGCTACGGCGTTTCGGCACGCGCCTTTTACCCAGACATGTCCAGCAAAACCACCGGCTTCGTGGGAATTTTTAACGTATCGCACGCTTTCTCTTCCGCCTATCGCTTTAAGGGCGTGAGCGTGGGCGCAAACCTTAAGGTGGGGTATCGCCACACCCGGGGGGGGGGTAGCAGCCAGTCAAAGAGCTCCAACGGGAAGGAGAACCACCACATAGTCCTGACCGCGGACGTAGGGGTGCGCGGTGCGTGGACGGTGTCTAAAAACTTTGGTGCGCATGAGCCAAACCTGTGGGCAGGAGTAGCATTCCGCAACATTGGCGCGTCAATCAACGCCACAAACCTTCACGGAAATAACGGCGCCGGAGGCAGCGGCGGCGGTGGAGGGGGCAATGGCGACGGGAAACCTGCCCACGTCACGGACTCCCGCGTTATCCTTGCGCTTGCGTACCAGCCGGTGCGGTATTTTCTTTTTGGCGCCGGGCTTGAGTGGCTCTACAATGTGGGGTCTATCAAAGCCGTCAATTCGCTCCGGTATGGGGCGGCGTTCATGCTTTTTCCGCTCAGGCAATTGGCATTCAGCTCGAGCGTGGTTATGAAGGGGATGGGTCCACAGCAGGTCCGCGCGAGCGCAGGGGCAGAAGTGCAGTTTTCTCACGTGCGGTGCACCGCCTCGTATTCGTATCTTTGGAGTGCGACACCCACACGGCCCCACTACGTTTCAATTGGGGTAGCCGGTTTTCTCAAACCGGTTCCCGAACAACCCCTGTGGCAAGAGGTGTACCGCTCCTATTTGCGCGGGCTGCGCCACTACCACGCGCAGCGCTACGCAGAGGCCATCGCCGAGTGGAAGCGCACGCTGCAGCAGGGCGTCAGTTTTGAGCCTGCGCGGGAAGGCATCGAGCGCGCCACCAAGCTTTTGCAGCTGAACCAAAAGGTTCACGATTTTAACATTTTCTAG
- the glmS gene encoding glutamine--fructose-6-phosphate transaminase (isomerizing) — protein sequence MCGIVGMVAGRDVSGLLLEGLRRLEYRGYDSAGIAVVGSDCALRLLRCEGRVQSLCALLGQSPLCGTMGIAHTRWATHGKPCAANAHPHCSESVAIVHNGIVENHRSLREMLVTRGYFFHSQTDSEVLAHLLHWELRYTAHLLLAVKKVLTQVRGTYGLLCMDAASPGRLIAARSGSPLAVGLGCGENFVTSDPLALAHVTQRFLYLEEGDIADVHRDSVCVHDAQGNVVARPVVTYQMQLCTQDKGTHRHHMHQEIWQQPHAIRHTLNAYMSFSSSSRAQVRTFGEDRVLDGTSCKTFERLFRRITRVRIIACGTSYHAGLVARYWFEAFAGVGCQVEIASEYRYRTSVVHAREIVLTISQSGETADTIAALRLAKTQGYLCAIAICNGARSTLVRESDAVLLTHAGSEIGVASTKSFTTQLVCLLVLTRMIAQAKKILTQEPEDALSAALQRLPQDVEHVLECEADVARCARHFVHAQHALFLGRGELYPIAIESALKLKEISYIHAEAYAAGELKHGPLALVDAQMPVVAIAPASPGVLFEKMASNIEEVRARGGMLYIFTDVPERFGPVCTPEADAPEGACSQIVTVPSVSPLTAPIFYAVPLQLLAYHIALLKGTDIDQPRNLAKSVTVE from the coding sequence ATGTGTGGAATCGTTGGGATGGTGGCGGGGCGTGATGTCTCAGGTCTCTTGCTTGAGGGGCTGCGTCGTCTTGAATACCGCGGGTATGATTCTGCAGGGATCGCTGTCGTTGGCTCGGACTGTGCGCTCCGCCTTTTACGCTGTGAGGGTCGTGTTCAGTCGCTCTGCGCGCTATTAGGTCAGAGTCCTCTTTGCGGGACCATGGGCATTGCGCACACCCGGTGGGCAACGCACGGCAAGCCGTGTGCAGCGAATGCGCATCCGCATTGTTCTGAATCCGTTGCGATAGTTCACAACGGTATTGTTGAAAACCATCGGTCTTTGCGTGAAATGCTAGTGACCCGTGGCTATTTTTTTCATTCACAAACTGATAGCGAGGTGCTCGCGCATCTTTTGCACTGGGAGTTGCGGTACACGGCGCACCTCCTGCTTGCGGTAAAAAAAGTGTTGACGCAGGTTCGGGGTACCTACGGGTTACTTTGCATGGACGCTGCATCTCCTGGGCGGTTGATTGCTGCGCGTTCTGGCAGTCCGTTGGCGGTAGGACTCGGCTGTGGGGAAAATTTTGTTACGTCAGACCCGCTTGCGCTTGCGCATGTTACGCAGCGTTTTTTGTATCTTGAGGAAGGAGACATCGCAGACGTCCACCGAGATAGCGTGTGCGTCCACGACGCGCAGGGAAACGTTGTGGCGCGTCCTGTTGTTACGTATCAGATGCAGCTTTGTACGCAGGATAAGGGTACGCACCGTCACCATATGCATCAAGAAATATGGCAGCAGCCACACGCTATACGGCATACGCTGAATGCCTATATGTCGTTTTCTTCGTCTTCTCGCGCACAGGTGCGGACGTTCGGGGAGGACCGGGTCTTGGACGGTACCTCGTGTAAGACGTTTGAGCGGCTGTTTAGACGGATAACACGGGTGCGCATTATCGCGTGTGGTACCTCGTACCATGCAGGGTTAGTGGCGCGTTACTGGTTTGAGGCATTTGCAGGGGTGGGATGTCAGGTGGAGATTGCCTCAGAGTACCGCTATCGCACGAGCGTCGTGCACGCGCGTGAAATAGTACTGACGATTTCTCAGTCGGGAGAAACGGCTGACACCATTGCCGCACTGCGCCTGGCAAAAACGCAAGGGTATCTCTGTGCGATTGCCATTTGCAACGGGGCACGTTCCACGTTGGTGCGTGAGTCGGACGCAGTGCTGCTCACCCACGCGGGGTCAGAAATAGGGGTTGCTTCAACGAAGTCTTTTACCACCCAGCTGGTGTGCTTGCTCGTGCTCACCCGCATGATTGCGCAGGCAAAAAAGATACTCACGCAGGAGCCCGAGGACGCGCTCTCTGCGGCGCTCCAGCGACTGCCTCAGGATGTGGAGCACGTGCTTGAGTGTGAGGCAGACGTTGCGCGGTGCGCGCGGCATTTTGTGCATGCGCAGCATGCGCTCTTTTTGGGGCGTGGGGAATTGTATCCGATTGCAATTGAATCGGCGCTCAAGCTGAAAGAAATTTCGTACATCCATGCCGAAGCATACGCAGCGGGGGAGCTAAAGCATGGGCCCCTTGCATTAGTGGACGCGCAGATGCCGGTGGTTGCAATCGCGCCGGCGTCACCTGGCGTCCTGTTTGAAAAAATGGCCTCAAACATCGAGGAAGTTCGCGCGCGCGGCGGGATGCTCTACATCTTTACGGACGTGCCGGAGCGTTTTGGCCCGGTATGCACGCCCGAGGCGGACGCGCCGGAAGGGGCGTGCAGTCAGATAGTCACCGTACCTTCGGTATCTCCCCTTACCGCGCCGATTTTTTACGCCGTACCGCTGCAGCTGTTGGCATACCACATTGCCCTGCTCAAGGGGACTGACATTGACCAGCCGCGGAACCTGGCAAAATCGGTGACGGTCGAGTAA
- a CDS encoding FKBP-type peptidyl-prolyl cis-trans isomerase, whose translation MILKKEAAGVCSFALLLLAGMSIFSCRKGAEGVSSAGEAADKKALTADQLDPRKVQEQERQKTPLSKKSVGYAFGVLMGVTLQDSKLDVDLGQVWKGLKKTVSADKDKQALADAQDVLQRAFEAYRQKEVEKNSQEAKAFLEENAKKPGVQVTSSGLQYEVVKAADGPKPQGGQRVRTQYKGTLLDGTVFDASRDKPAEFPVDGMVPGVSEGLKLMPVGSTYRFYVPSSLGYGERGIEGVIPPGALLVFEIELQEILPDSASKK comes from the coding sequence GTGATTTTGAAAAAAGAAGCTGCAGGGGTGTGTTCTTTCGCGCTTCTGCTCCTTGCGGGTATGAGTATTTTTTCCTGTCGGAAGGGTGCTGAGGGGGTGTCCTCTGCCGGGGAGGCTGCGGATAAGAAGGCGCTGACTGCTGATCAGCTCGATCCGCGAAAGGTGCAGGAGCAGGAGCGGCAGAAGACGCCGCTTTCAAAGAAGAGTGTGGGGTATGCCTTTGGGGTTCTCATGGGGGTGACGCTGCAGGATTCGAAGTTAGACGTTGACCTGGGTCAGGTGTGGAAGGGTCTAAAGAAGACAGTCAGTGCAGACAAGGATAAGCAGGCACTTGCGGATGCGCAGGACGTGCTACAGCGTGCGTTCGAGGCATATCGGCAAAAAGAGGTAGAGAAGAATTCGCAGGAGGCAAAGGCCTTTCTTGAAGAGAATGCGAAGAAGCCAGGTGTGCAGGTAACTTCCTCTGGGTTGCAGTACGAGGTGGTAAAGGCTGCAGATGGTCCAAAGCCGCAGGGCGGTCAGAGGGTGCGCACTCAGTACAAGGGGACGCTGCTTGATGGAACGGTGTTTGATGCCTCTCGAGATAAGCCTGCGGAGTTTCCGGTGGATGGTATGGTGCCTGGGGTATCTGAGGGCTTAAAGCTGATGCCGGTGGGTTCTACCTATCGGTTTTATGTGCCTTCTTCCTTGGGGTATGGGGAGCGTGGTATCGAGGGGGTTATCCCTCCAGGTGCGCTCCTAGTTTTTGAGATAGAGTTACAGGAAATACTCCCAGATTCAGCTTCGAAAAAGTGA
- a CDS encoding cysteine desulfurase family protein: MNLYLDWAAAAIPETRLILRETQQACTLFANPSAVHCLGNDARDALERARHTCAQSLGINPERLIFTSGGSEANQLALLSVLTRLPHAEISVSMLEHASVTALLPRLERLQVSVRHIPVNARGFITPEAVRATLSPRTTLVCVSAVHSETGAIQPLPAIAHVLAHTGTRGRSIQLHVDAAQAFGKIPLNLYMDLPRIEEHAQENNAPQTPPGYPAPTAQRALTYSVAISGHKIGAPRGIGLLCAHRSFTPFVLGGGQEKERRPGTENLAGALALAACVREGAFFRTLHTTPEGPTPHTKPTAPAGLRSVRARTCAFVRALSDLPRVQLVPATRKEDEAHFSPYIVCCAVQDASGEALVRAFSDAGVCISTGSACSTKKGGVSTRLLRALGVESRATRGVLRFSFGPHTTAEDLDRVLTLFRTLLQKL; encoded by the coding sequence ATGAACCTCTATTTGGATTGGGCTGCAGCTGCTATACCCGAAACCCGGCTTATCCTACGCGAAACGCAACAGGCCTGTACTCTCTTTGCCAACCCTTCTGCTGTGCATTGCTTGGGAAACGATGCGCGCGATGCGCTCGAACGAGCACGACACACGTGTGCCCAGAGCTTAGGCATCAATCCAGAACGCCTTATATTCACTTCAGGCGGGAGCGAAGCAAATCAACTTGCCCTCCTTTCTGTCCTTACTCGTCTTCCTCACGCAGAAATCAGCGTCAGTATGCTAGAGCACGCGTCGGTCACTGCACTTTTGCCCCGGCTTGAGCGGTTGCAGGTATCCGTACGCCACATCCCCGTCAATGCCCGCGGTTTCATTACCCCTGAGGCTGTACGTGCAACGCTCAGTCCCCGTACCACGCTAGTGTGCGTGAGCGCCGTACATAGTGAAACCGGCGCCATCCAGCCGCTCCCTGCTATTGCGCACGTGCTTGCACATACAGGCACACGCGGACGCTCTATCCAGCTCCACGTAGACGCCGCACAGGCCTTTGGGAAAATACCGCTCAATCTGTATATGGACCTTCCGCGCATAGAGGAACATGCACAGGAAAACAACGCGCCACAGACACCACCGGGCTACCCCGCACCCACTGCACAACGCGCGCTTACCTACTCGGTAGCAATCAGTGGCCACAAAATAGGCGCACCACGGGGTATTGGGCTACTGTGCGCACACCGTTCATTTACCCCCTTTGTCCTGGGAGGCGGACAGGAAAAAGAGCGCCGCCCGGGAACTGAGAACCTTGCAGGTGCGCTCGCGCTCGCCGCTTGCGTGCGCGAAGGCGCCTTCTTCCGTACTCTACATACCACTCCGGAAGGCCCTACACCGCATACGAAGCCCACAGCTCCTGCAGGGTTACGCAGTGTCCGAGCGCGTACGTGCGCCTTTGTGCGTGCACTCAGCGATTTACCGCGGGTGCAACTAGTCCCTGCAACGCGCAAAGAAGACGAAGCGCACTTCTCTCCCTACATCGTCTGCTGTGCGGTACAAGACGCCAGCGGCGAGGCATTAGTACGTGCATTCTCAGACGCAGGTGTGTGCATCTCCACCGGTTCTGCCTGCTCGACAAAGAAAGGTGGCGTTTCAACACGCCTTCTGCGTGCACTCGGGGTAGAATCCCGCGCAACGCGCGGCGTGCTGCGTTTCTCTTTTGGTCCACACACCACCGCCGAAGATCTCGATCGGGTCTTAACGCTTTTCCGTAC